A window of Streptomyces broussonetiae genomic DNA:
AGTCCCCTGTCGAAAGCCCTGGTCAGCGGCGTCGCTCAGAGGTGACTGAGAAATTTCCCGGGCACAGTGACCGGGCATGACGGACGAAAGGACGCTGAACCTATGACCACGGTGGATGCGCGGCGGACGGCCCCGCCCGTGCCCTTGGCCGCACGGCGTTCCCCGGCGGGGCCCGTGCTGGCCGTGCTGTGGGCCGGGGCGGCGGGCGCGCTGGCGCTGTGGTGGTCCGGGACCGGTTCGGTGGTCGGCACGGCCGGCTGGCTGACCGGCGCCGGGCGGATCGCCGGGCTGCTGTGCGGGTACGCCTGCGCGGTGCTGGTCGGCCTGATGGCGCGGGTGCCGCTGCTGGAGAACCGGGTCGGCTCGGACCGGGTGGCCCGCTGGCACGCGATGGCCGGCCGGTACACGGTCTGCCTGCTCGCCCTGCACGTCGTGCTGATCCTCGCCGGGTACGCCGCCCAGGACCACGCGTCGTTCTGGCACGAGACGGTGACCGTCGTGCTGGACTATCCGGACATGCTCAAGGCCACCGCCGGCGCGCTGATCCTGCTCGCGGTCGGCATCACCTCGGCCCGGGCGGTGCGCCGCCGTACCAGCCACGAGTTCTGGTACTACGTCCACCTGCTCACCTACGCGGCCGTCTTCCTGGCCTTCTTCCACCAGCTGACGCTGGGCGACGAGTTCAACGGCAAGCCGGTGGCGACCGCCCTGTGGTACGCGCTGTACCTGGGTGTCGCGGCCCTGGTGCTGTGGTTCCGGATCCTCGCCCCGGTCCGGCTCAACCGGCGCCACCGGCTGCGGGTCGAGTCGGTGCACCGGGAGGCGCCGGGTGTGTACTCGGTCGTCGTACGCGGCCGGCACCTGGACGAGCTGGGGGCACGGCCCGGGCAGTTCTTCCGCTGGCGGTTCCTCGGCGAGGGCATGGCCTGGACGTCGACGCCGTACTCGCTGTCGGCGCCGCCGCGCCCCGACCTGCTGCGCATCACCGTCAAGGCGCTCGGTGACCACAGCGCGGCCGTCCCGCTGCTGCGGCCCGGCACCCGGGTGTGGGCGGAGGGCCCCTACGGCTCGCTGACCGCCGAGCGGGCCACCAGTCACCGTTCGCTGCTGATCGCGGCCGGTGTCGGGGTCACCCCGCTGCGCGCACTGTTCGAGACGCTGCCCGGCGAGATCACCCTGCTGTACCGGGCGCGCGGTGCCGAGGATCTGGCGCTCGGCGGCGAGCTGGAGTCGATCGCCCGCCGGCGCGGCGCGCAGGTGCTGTTCGCGCTGAACGGGCCCGGCGGGGAGCGCCCGGACCTCTCGGCCGACGCACTGCGCGCGACGTTTCCCGGGATCGCCGGCCACGACGTCTATCTCTGCGGCCCGCACGGCTTCGCGCGGGACGTGTACGAGGCGCTGCGGGCGGCCGGGGTCCCGGACCGCCGGATCCACCACGAGTCGTTCGAGCTGTGACCGTTTCGAGAGTTCCGAGAGCTGCGAGAGTTGTGAGGCCCCAGACGTGCACGCGTTGAGGAAGAACCGCCCGCTCCGTCGGATCGTGCTGGCCAGTGCCGCGACGGTCTGCGGAACGGTGCTGCTGCTGTCGCTGAAGCCGCACGCCAGCCCCGCGCTGGCCACGGCCGACGCCAAGTCGCCGGCCGTATCGAGCGGTTCGGCCCCTTCGAGTGCCCCGGGCCCCTCCGCCTCGGGTGCGAAGAACGGCACCAGGACCGGCACGAGGACAGCCACCGGCGACACCGTCCAGACCCGCTGGGGCCCGGTCCAGGTGCGGGTGACGGTCAAGGGCGGCAGGCTCACGGACGTGACGGCCCTGCAGTACCCGCAGGACAACCCGCACGACCAGGAGATCAACAGCTACGCCCTCCCCCAGCTGCGGCGCGAGGCGCTGGCCGCGCAGGGCGCGCAGATCGACATGGTCTCGGGCGCCACCTACACCAGCACCGGCTACCGGCAGTCACTGCAGTCCGCACTGGACGCGGCAGGCCGCTGAACACTCGGCGCATGCGGCACGTACCTGTGGGCCAAGGGCCGAGTCCCCACGGAGGAACCGTGACCACCACCCTCGCCGGCGGCCGTGCCGCCCGCCGACAGACGATGCGCCGCATCCGCCCGCGCCGCTCCCCGGCCGTCCCGCTGCTGCTCGCCGTGTGGGCGGGCGCGGTGGCCGTGCTGTGGCTGTGGTGGCACAACACACCGTCCATCGCCGACGACACCGGCCGGATCGTCAACGCGGGCCGGATCACCGGTCTGCTCGCCGGCTATCTGATGGCGCTGGTCGTCCTCCAGATGGCCCGCGTCCCTGCGCTGGAGCGGCGGGTCGGCTCGGACCGGGTGGCCCGCTGGCACGCGATGAGCGGCCGCTACACGCTCTGCCTGGTCGTCGCGCACGTGTTCCTCATCATGTGGGGGTACGCGCGCCAGGCGGGCAAGTCGCTGAGCTACATCGTCCAGCAGACCGTCGACTCCATCAATCAGCTGCCCGACATGGGCAAGGCGGCCATCGGCGCCGGGCTGTTCGTGCTCATCGGGCTGACCTCGATCGGCGCGGTGCGCCGCCGGCTGCCGTACGACACCTGGTACCACGTGCATCTGCTGACCTACGCGGCGGTGTTCCTGACGTTCTGGCACCAGATCACCGACGGCAACGACTTCGCGCTCGAGCCGGTCACCAAGACCTTCTGGTACGGCCTGTACGGCTCGGTGACCGCGCTGGTGATCTGGTACCGGATCCTCACCCCGATCCGGCTGAACGTCCGGCACCGGATGCGGGTCGAGGCGGTCGTCGAGGAGACGCCGGGCATTGTGTCGGTGCTGATCAGCGGGCAGAAGCTGCACCGGATGGGGGCCGAGGCGGGCCAGTTCTTCCGCTGGCGGTTCCTGGCCCCCGGGATGCGCTTCAGCTCGCACCCGTACTCGCTGTCGGCGGCGCCCCGCCCGGACATGCTGCGGATCACCGTGAAGGCGATCGGCGACCACAGCGCCCGGCTGCGCGAACTGACGCCCGGCACCCGGGTGTGGGCCGAGGGCCCCTACGGGGCGATGACCGCGCAGCGCCGCAGCCGGGGCAAGGTGCTGCTGGTCGCGGGCGGGGTCGGGATCACTCCGATGCGGGCGCTGTTCGAGACCCTGCCCGGCGCGGCCGGGGACATCACGCTGCTCTACCGGGCCAACACCACGCAGGACCTGGCCCTGTGGGACGAGCTGGCGAAGATCGCCGACGAGCGCGGT
This region includes:
- a CDS encoding ferredoxin reductase family protein, which produces MTTVDARRTAPPVPLAARRSPAGPVLAVLWAGAAGALALWWSGTGSVVGTAGWLTGAGRIAGLLCGYACAVLVGLMARVPLLENRVGSDRVARWHAMAGRYTVCLLALHVVLILAGYAAQDHASFWHETVTVVLDYPDMLKATAGALILLAVGITSARAVRRRTSHEFWYYVHLLTYAAVFLAFFHQLTLGDEFNGKPVATALWYALYLGVAALVLWFRILAPVRLNRRHRLRVESVHREAPGVYSVVVRGRHLDELGARPGQFFRWRFLGEGMAWTSTPYSLSAPPRPDLLRITVKALGDHSAAVPLLRPGTRVWAEGPYGSLTAERATSHRSLLIAAGVGVTPLRALFETLPGEITLLYRARGAEDLALGGELESIARRRGAQVLFALNGPGGERPDLSADALRATFPGIAGHDVYLCGPHGFARDVYEALRAAGVPDRRIHHESFEL
- a CDS encoding FMN-binding protein; translation: MHALRKNRPLRRIVLASAATVCGTVLLLSLKPHASPALATADAKSPAVSSGSAPSSAPGPSASGAKNGTRTGTRTATGDTVQTRWGPVQVRVTVKGGRLTDVTALQYPQDNPHDQEINSYALPQLRREALAAQGAQIDMVSGATYTSTGYRQSLQSALDAAGR
- a CDS encoding ferredoxin reductase family protein, with the protein product MTTTLAGGRAARRQTMRRIRPRRSPAVPLLLAVWAGAVAVLWLWWHNTPSIADDTGRIVNAGRITGLLAGYLMALVVLQMARVPALERRVGSDRVARWHAMSGRYTLCLVVAHVFLIMWGYARQAGKSLSYIVQQTVDSINQLPDMGKAAIGAGLFVLIGLTSIGAVRRRLPYDTWYHVHLLTYAAVFLTFWHQITDGNDFALEPVTKTFWYGLYGSVTALVIWYRILTPIRLNVRHRMRVEAVVEETPGIVSVLISGQKLHRMGAEAGQFFRWRFLAPGMRFSSHPYSLSAAPRPDMLRITVKAIGDHSARLRELTPGTRVWAEGPYGAMTAQRRSRGKVLLVAGGVGITPMRALFETLPGAAGDITLLYRANTTQDLALWDELAKIADERGARLMYAVNSPEGERPDISAENLQRKIPDIDRHDVFMCGPAGFAQSVYEALRGAGVPARRIHHESFEM